Within the Bradyrhizobium cosmicum genome, the region AGAGGCTGCTTCCTTTATCCGGTGGGACCGCCTCGCGTGCGAACGGCCTTTGGCCGGGAATTGGGCTGGGCACAGGTATGATCCCGGAAAAGTGGGTCCCGGTTTTCCGTTTGGATCATGCCACTTACATAGAATTCTTCGAAGGATTACCCGCGAATGGCCAATGTTGTCGTCGTCGGCGCCCAGTGGGGCGACGAAGGAAAGGGCAAGATCGTCGACTGGTTGTCGGAGCAGGCGGACATCGTCGTTCGCTTCCAGGGCGGCCATAACGCCGGCCACACGCTGGTCATCAACGGCAAGACCTACAAGCTCGCGCTGCTGCCCTCGGGCGTGCTGCGCGAAAACAAGCTGTCGGTGATCGGCAACGGCGTGGTGTTCGACCCGCAGGCCTTCCTCGACGAGGTGGCCAAGCTGCGCGGGCAGGGCGTTGCGGTCTCGCCGGAGAATCTTCGCGTCGCCGAGAACGTCACCCTGATCCTGCCGTTGCATCGGGAACTGGACGCGCATCGCGAATCGGCCAACGCGGCAACCGCGATCGGCACCACCCGTCGCGGCATCGGGCCCGCCTATGAAGACAAGGTCGGCCGCCGCGCGATCCGTCTGATGGATCTCGCTGATCTCGACACCTTGCCGCACAAGATCGACCGGCTCCTTGCGCACCACAACGCATTGCGCCGCGGCCTCAACCTGCCGGAGTTCGACGGCAAGGTGATCCTGAAGGAATTGACCGCGCTGGCGCCGGAGCTGCTGCCCTATGCCGAGACGGTATGGCGGCTGCTCGACATCAAGCGCCGTGAAGGCAAGCGCATGCTGTTCGAGGGCGCGCAGGGCGCGCTGCTCGACGTCGATCACGGCACTTATCCTTACGTCACCTCGTCCAACACGGTGGCGGCGCAGGCGGCGACCGGCTCGGGCCTTGGCCCCGGCGCGGTCGGCTATGTGCTTGGCCTGTGCAAGGCCTACACGACCCGCGTCGGCCAAGGCCCGTTCCCGACCGAGCAGGACAACGAGATCGGCCGCAAGATCGGCGAGCGCGGCCGCGAGTTCGGCACCAACACCGGCCGTCCGCGCCGCTGCGGCTGGTTCGACGCCGTGCTGGTCCGCCAGGCGGTCCGGACCTGCGGCATCAACGGGCTGGCGCTGACCAAGCTCGACATTCTCGACGGCTTCGAGTCGATCGAGGTCTGCGTCGGCTACAAGCTCGACGGCAAGGAGATCGATTATTTCCCGGCCGGCGAGGGTGCGCAGGCCCGGGTCGAGCCGATCTGGGAAACCATCGAGGGCTGGAAGGAGCCGACCGCCTGTGCGCGGTCCTGGGCCGACCTGCCCGCCCAGGCCATTAAATATGTCCGCCGCATCGAGGAATTGGTGGGGTGCCCGGTCGCGCTGCTTTCCACCAGCCCCGAACGCGAGGATACTATCCTGGTGCAAAATCCGTTTGAGGCTTAACGATCTCTTACCAGGCCGCGGATATAGTTGAGTTGAAATGGCTGATTACTATCCGCTGATCGCCCGCGCTATTGCCGCCCTGGACCCCAATGCTCCCGGCGAAAGCCGTCGCGCGCTCTATGAGCGGGCGCGCACGGCCCTGATCGCGCAGCTCCGCAGCGTTCAGCCACCGCTTTCCGAATCCGAGATCACCCGCGAACGGCTGTCGCTGGAAGAGGCTGTCCGCAAGGTCGAGTCAGAGGCTGCCCAGCGCGCCCGCGAGGCTTCGCGCCCCGGCGCCCCCCGCAGCGGCGGCAGCGGCAGCGGCG harbors:
- a CDS encoding adenylosuccinate synthase produces the protein MANVVVVGAQWGDEGKGKIVDWLSEQADIVVRFQGGHNAGHTLVINGKTYKLALLPSGVLRENKLSVIGNGVVFDPQAFLDEVAKLRGQGVAVSPENLRVAENVTLILPLHRELDAHRESANAATAIGTTRRGIGPAYEDKVGRRAIRLMDLADLDTLPHKIDRLLAHHNALRRGLNLPEFDGKVILKELTALAPELLPYAETVWRLLDIKRREGKRMLFEGAQGALLDVDHGTYPYVTSSNTVAAQAATGSGLGPGAVGYVLGLCKAYTTRVGQGPFPTEQDNEIGRKIGERGREFGTNTGRPRRCGWFDAVLVRQAVRTCGINGLALTKLDILDGFESIEVCVGYKLDGKEIDYFPAGEGAQARVEPIWETIEGWKEPTACARSWADLPAQAIKYVRRIEELVGCPVALLSTSPEREDTILVQNPFEA